A window of Corvus cornix cornix isolate S_Up_H32 chromosome 4, ASM73873v5, whole genome shotgun sequence contains these coding sequences:
- the LOC104697086 gene encoding microsomal triglyceride transfer protein large subunit, whose protein sequence is MILLTVLFLCIISTYSASVKGHTTGPSLNNDKLYKFAYSAEVYVDGVKASLQKSAGYRISSGVDVNLLWRNPDNDDDQLIKITIKDVQVENVNERPAAKSIFKGKSTEKIIGKEYLEALQRPIVLELVRGKVKTFYSYQNEPGFTQNIKRGLASLFQLQLHSGSSREVDISGKCNTTYHVRQDQVTKIKDLDSCEIKKKGFTSHNRILDVGTKATSATVYVLEDSFIKSIKAEENFVFLLNYRQKTGAKIVSKQRLELRSVQAGLGLIAAKQVASVIKTLDPNYVAMPLEAEPVKSECKKCPSLSEHWQSIREHMHPDKLSKAEAAKSFLSFIQNIRKATKEEILKIIRSENKEFLPQVVDAVTSAQTPESLEAILEFLDFKDASTSILQERFLYACGFASHPSETLLKSLTEKFKGDVANEEIRETLVIVMGALIRKLCDRGGCKLPAVVEAKRLILNRLEKAKKDDNVQMYLLALKNALLPEAIPVLLKYSESGEGPISSLAATALQRYDPSSLTKEVKETMNRIYHQTRRVHEKTVRTTAAAIILNSNPSYMEVKNILLSIGELPMEMNKYMLSMIQDILHFEMPSSKTVRQVLKDMRTHNYDRFSKMGSSSAYTGYITRGPDVSSTYSLDILYSGSGILRRSNMNIHVFDRNTELHAIQVVIEAQGLESIIAATPDEGEENLDSFAGMSAILFNFQLRPVTFFQGYGDLMSKMLSATGDPMNVVKGLVLLTDYLQEIQLQSGPMASAEFLGGLAIDISGGMEFSLWYRESKTNVKNRVATFIAGNTEVDSFFIKTGMETTLEAETSLDFISTVQFSQYPFLVCMQMDRVESPFRTHMTKYESLPSGRRYTARRGKAAVLAGNEYPLHQENSNMCKKVFGAKSDSAGSWF, encoded by the exons ATGATTCTTCTTACCGTGCTGTTCCTTTGCATCATTTCCACCTATTCAGCCTCTGTTAAAG GGCACACTACTGGACCAAGCCTAAATAATGACAAGCTCTATAAGTTTGCTTACTCAGCTGAAGTCTATGTTGATGGGGTGAAAGCATCACTGCAGAAAAGTGCAGGATATCGGATTTCTTCTGGTGTGGATGTCAACCTCTTATGGAGAAATCCTGACAATGATGATGACCAGCTGATCAAAATTACG ATAAAAGATGTTCAGGTTGAAAATGTGAATGAACGTCCAGCTGCTAAAAGcatcttcaaaggaaaaagcacagagaagatCATCGGGAAAGAGTATCTGGAAGCTTTACAGAGGCCCATAGTGCTTGAGTTAGTCCGTGGAAAA GTCAAAACCTTCTACTCATATCAAAATGAACCTGGTTTTACTCAGAACATTAAGAGAGGTCTGGCTAGTCTTTTCCAGCTACAGCTGCACTCTGGTTCTTCCCGTGAG GTGGACATTTCTGGGAAATGCAATACTACTTACCATGTGCGGCAAGACCAAGTGACTAAAATAAAAGACCTGGActcctgtgaaataaaaaagaaaggatttacCAGCCACAACCGG atcTTGGATGTCGGTACAAAAGCCACATCTGCTACAGTTTATGTGCTGGAAGACAGTTTCATTAAATCCATtaaggcagaagaaaattttgttttccttctgaattacCGACAAAAAACAGGTGCCAAAATAGTTTCAAA GCAGAGGCTGGAACTGAGGTCGGTACAAGCTGGGCTGGGACTGATTGCTGCAAAGCAAGTCGCCAGTGTGATCAAGACCTTGGACCCCAATTATGTTGCCATGCccctggaagcagagccagTGAAATCCGAATGCAAAAAATGCCCTTCA CTTTCTGAACACTGGCAGAGCATCAGAGAACATATGCATCCTGACAAACTTTCCAAAGCTGAAGCAGCAAAAAGCTTTTTGTCCTTCATTCAGAACATCAGAAAAGCTACGAAGGAGGAGATACTGAAAATTAttagaagtgaaaataaagaatttct TCCACAGGTAGTGGATGCCGTAACCTCGGCTCAGACACCAGAATCACTGGAGGCCATACTGGAGTTTCTTGACTTTAAGGATGCAAGCACTTCTATCCTGCAGGAGCGATTCCTGTATGCCTGTGGATTTGCTTCTCACCCCAGTGAAACACTCCTGAAATCTTTAACT GAGAAGTTCAAGGGGGATGTCGCTAATGAAGAAATCAGAGAAACTCTTGTCATTGTCATGGGAGCGCTCATCAGAAAGCTGTGTGACAGGGGAGGCTGCAAGCTTCCA GCTGTTGTGGAAGCCAAAAGGTTGATTCTAAATAGACTGGAGAAGGCCAAGAAAGATGACAATGTGCAGATGTACCTGCTGGCACTGAAGAACGCACTCCTTCCCGAAGCAATTCCAGTGCTTCTGAAGTACTCTGAGTCAGGGGAAGGGCCCATCAGCAGCCTTGCTGCCACTGCCTTGCAGAGATACGATCCTTCTTCTCTCACCAAAGAG GTGAAGGAAACAATGAACAGGATATACCACCAGACTCGCAGAGTCCACGAGAAGACAGTGCGaaccacagcagctgccatcaTCTTAAACAGTAACCCATCCTACATGGAAGTGAAAAACATCCTGCTCTCCATTGGGGAACTGCCTATGGAAATGAATAAGTACATGCTCTCCATGATCCAAGATATACTGCACTTTGAAATGCCTTCAAG CAAAACAGTTCGGCAAGTTCTGAAGGACATGCGTACCCATAACTATGATCGCTTCTCCAAGATGGGCTCTTCCTCTGCCTACACTGGATATATCACAC GTGGTCCTGATGTGTCATCCACATACAGCCTCGACATCCTCTACTCCGGCTCTGGCATTTTACGGAGAAGTAACATGAACATCCATGTTTTCGACAGAAACACTGAACTTCATGCCATCCAG GTGGTGATTGAGGCTCAGGGTCTGGAGTCCATAATAGCTGCAACTCCTGATGAAGGCGAGGAAAACCTGGACTCCTTTGCTGGCATGTCAGCCATTCTGTTCAATTTCCAGCTCAGGCCAGTGACGTTTTTCCAAGGGTATGGCGATTTAATGTCCAAAATGCTCTCGGCAACTGGAGATCCCATGAACGTGGTGAAAGGACTTGTCCTCCTCACAGATTACTTACAG GAAATCCAGCTGCAGTCTGGGCCAATGGCGAGTGCAGAGTTCCTGGGTGGACTGGCCATCGACATCTCCGGGGGGATGGAGTTCAGCCTGTGGTACCGGGAATCCAAAACCAACGTCAAGAACCG GGTAGCCACGTTTATAGCTGGTAACACCGAGGTGGAttctttctttataaaaacTGGTATGGAAACCACTTTGGAAGCAGAAACATCTTTAGACTTTATCTCCACGGTGCAGTTTTCACAGTACCCATTTTTGGTCTGTATGCAGATGGACAGAGTAGAGTCTCCATTCAG GACTCACATGACCAAGTATGAGAGCCTGCCCTCTGGCAGGCGCTACACTGccaggagagggaaggcagcCGTGCTGGCAGGGAATGAATACCCTCTCCACCAGGAAAACTCCAACATGTGCAAGAAGGTGTTCGGCGCAAAGTCTGACTCTGCCGGCAGCTGGTTTTGA
- the TRMT10A gene encoding tRNA methyltransferase 10 homolog A isoform X2, translating into MSSETPTDRPEVPVESTLLPEVPDVEGKAKASDDPVDRLEAGSGKEECLESLSKRQRKKLLKQKQWEEQKDLRRQKRKEKRQKRKLERQSKLDSSSEGNDRKCMRREAVPSTLRLIVDCSFDDLMVLKDVKKLHKQIQRCYAENRKAFHPVQDIQIRTEHYSELIKKEDLVYLTSDSPDVLRELDEKKAYVIGGLVDHNHHKGITYKKAVEQGIGHAQLPLGNFVKMNSRKVLAVNHVFEIILAYLEKRDWKEAFFSVLPQRKGAVPLGVANDSSKHAQSGKEDEDNDSDSN; encoded by the exons ATGTCGTCCGAAACGCCCACAGACAGGCCAGAGGTGCCAGTGGAAAGTACCCTGCTCCCTGAAGTTCCTGATGTGGAAGGAAAGGCGAAGGCAAGTGACGATCCAGTAGACAGACTGGAGGCAGGCTCGGGCAAGGAAGAATGCCTTGAGTCCTTGTCCAAGAGGCAAAGGAAGAAGCTGCTGAAGCAGAAGCAGTGGGAAGAACAGAAAGATCTACGGAG GCAGAAACGAAAAGAAAAACGCCAGAAGAGAAAACTAGAACGTCAGTCAAAATTGGATTCCAGTAGTGAGGGGAATGACAGAAAGTGCATGCGCAGGGAAGCTGTTCCCAGTACGCTTCGCCTCATTGTGGACTGCAGCTTTGATGACCTGATGGTGTTAAAG GATGTTAAGAAGCTCCACAAGCAGATTCAGAGATGTTATGCAGAAAACCGCAAGGCATTTCATCCTGTGCAG GATATCCAAATTAGAACAGAGCACTATAGTGAGCTAATAAAGAAAGAAGACCTAGTATATCTTACCTCAGATTCCCCAGATGTTCTCAGAGAGCTTGACGAGAAGAAAGCCTATGTGATTGGAGGACTGGTGGATCACAATCACCACAAG GGAATTACTTACAAAAAAGCTGTAGAGCAGGGAATTGGTCATGCACAGCTCCCACTTGGAAACTTTGTCAAAATGAACAGTCGGAAAGTGTTAGCTGTCAATCATG TGTTTGAGATCATCCTTGCATATCTGGAGAAGAGAGACTGGAAGGAGGCCTTTTTCAGTGTCCTGCCACAGAGGAAAGGGGCTGTTCCTTTGGGAGTAGCCAATGATTCGTCCAAACATGCACAGTctggaaaagaagatgaagacaATGACTCGGACAGCAACTAG
- the TRMT10A gene encoding tRNA methyltransferase 10 homolog A isoform X1, which produces MSSETPTDRPEVPVESTLLPEVPDVEGKAKASDDPVDRLEAGSGKEECLESLSKRQRKKLLKQKQWEEQKDLRRQKRKEKRQKRKLERQSKLDSSSEGNDRKCMRREAVPSTLRLIVDCSFDDLMVLKDVKKLHKQIQRCYAENRKAFHPVQFYLTSHGGQLKTNMNENDKGWVNWKDIQIRTEHYSELIKKEDLVYLTSDSPDVLRELDEKKAYVIGGLVDHNHHKGITYKKAVEQGIGHAQLPLGNFVKMNSRKVLAVNHVFEIILAYLEKRDWKEAFFSVLPQRKGAVPLGVANDSSKHAQSGKEDEDNDSDSN; this is translated from the exons ATGTCGTCCGAAACGCCCACAGACAGGCCAGAGGTGCCAGTGGAAAGTACCCTGCTCCCTGAAGTTCCTGATGTGGAAGGAAAGGCGAAGGCAAGTGACGATCCAGTAGACAGACTGGAGGCAGGCTCGGGCAAGGAAGAATGCCTTGAGTCCTTGTCCAAGAGGCAAAGGAAGAAGCTGCTGAAGCAGAAGCAGTGGGAAGAACAGAAAGATCTACGGAG GCAGAAACGAAAAGAAAAACGCCAGAAGAGAAAACTAGAACGTCAGTCAAAATTGGATTCCAGTAGTGAGGGGAATGACAGAAAGTGCATGCGCAGGGAAGCTGTTCCCAGTACGCTTCGCCTCATTGTGGACTGCAGCTTTGATGACCTGATGGTGTTAAAG GATGTTAAGAAGCTCCACAAGCAGATTCAGAGATGTTATGCAGAAAACCGCAAGGCATTTCATCCTGTGCAG TTTTACTTGACTAGCCATGGGGGACAGTTGAAGACCAACATGAACGAAAATGACAAAGGATGGGTGAATTGGAAG GATATCCAAATTAGAACAGAGCACTATAGTGAGCTAATAAAGAAAGAAGACCTAGTATATCTTACCTCAGATTCCCCAGATGTTCTCAGAGAGCTTGACGAGAAGAAAGCCTATGTGATTGGAGGACTGGTGGATCACAATCACCACAAG GGAATTACTTACAAAAAAGCTGTAGAGCAGGGAATTGGTCATGCACAGCTCCCACTTGGAAACTTTGTCAAAATGAACAGTCGGAAAGTGTTAGCTGTCAATCATG TGTTTGAGATCATCCTTGCATATCTGGAGAAGAGAGACTGGAAGGAGGCCTTTTTCAGTGTCCTGCCACAGAGGAAAGGGGCTGTTCCTTTGGGAGTAGCCAATGATTCGTCCAAACATGCACAGTctggaaaagaagatgaagacaATGACTCGGACAGCAACTAG